A genome region from Verrucomicrobiota bacterium includes the following:
- the xylB gene encoding xylulokinase: MGKYFIGIDSGTQSTKTIVVDGASGKVLGSASQAYEMVKGLPAGAKEQNPKDWIDAVRNTIAKAIKASKIKPSDVAGIGVSGQQHGFVPLDAKGNVIRPAKLWCDTSTVKQCDEMIKKLGGVKKTISMIGNSIPAGFTASKILWLKQNEPANYAKLDCVLLPHDYINYWLTGEKTMEHGEASGTALMDVRTRKWRKEVINAIDPKLASKLPALRSSDQPAGIVRPDVARLFGFGPAVVVSSGGGDNMMGAIGTGNVEEGCVTASFGTSGTIYAYSKKPVVDAEGQIAAFCDSTGAWMPLLCTMNVTVATEMVKKSFGWTNEKLSTEVAKIKPGSDGLMLIPYLEGERTPNVPDGTGVYFGVNTRTFTPAHFARAAMEGVTLGMNYGLNRLRTLGIKPTEIRITGGGANSAVWRQIMADIFGCPVVCLETGEGAALGGAVQAMWCYELAQGRKTSIQALCKKFVKVDRKTLVKPIAKNVATYRKLQAIQDRFALDCSTLFSEHRKLLSSFLMS, translated from the coding sequence ATGAGATGGTCAAAGGTCTGCCTGCCGGTGCAAAGGAACAGAATCCAAAGGATTGGATCGATGCGGTCAGAAATACGATCGCTAAGGCGATCAAAGCCTCCAAGATCAAACCCTCGGATGTCGCGGGAATCGGGGTGTCCGGCCAGCAACACGGGTTCGTCCCCCTCGATGCCAAAGGTAACGTGATCCGCCCGGCCAAACTCTGGTGTGATACCTCGACAGTAAAGCAGTGTGATGAAATGATTAAAAAGCTCGGTGGCGTAAAAAAGACCATTTCCATGATCGGGAACTCCATCCCCGCTGGATTCACCGCCTCAAAAATCCTCTGGCTGAAACAAAATGAACCCGCGAACTATGCCAAACTCGATTGCGTCCTTTTGCCCCATGATTATATCAATTACTGGCTGACGGGCGAGAAAACCATGGAACATGGGGAAGCCAGCGGCACAGCCCTCATGGATGTGCGCACGCGCAAATGGCGCAAGGAGGTCATTAACGCCATTGATCCGAAGCTTGCGAGCAAATTACCCGCGCTTCGTTCCTCTGATCAACCGGCGGGAATCGTCCGTCCTGATGTGGCCAGACTCTTTGGGTTCGGCCCGGCTGTGGTCGTGAGTTCCGGTGGGGGGGACAATATGATGGGGGCGATCGGCACCGGTAATGTGGAGGAGGGTTGTGTCACGGCGAGTTTTGGCACCAGCGGGACGATTTATGCTTACTCAAAAAAACCTGTCGTCGATGCCGAAGGCCAAATTGCTGCATTCTGCGATAGTACAGGTGCGTGGATGCCTCTCCTTTGCACGATGAATGTGACTGTCGCCACAGAGATGGTGAAAAAATCCTTTGGCTGGACCAATGAAAAACTTTCCACCGAAGTCGCTAAAATCAAACCCGGCTCCGATGGGTTAATGCTCATTCCTTACCTAGAGGGTGAACGCACACCAAATGTCCCGGATGGTACCGGGGTTTATTTTGGGGTAAATACCCGTACCTTTACCCCGGCGCATTTTGCGCGTGCTGCAATGGAAGGGGTGACCCTCGGGATGAATTACGGGCTCAACCGCCTGCGCACTCTCGGGATCAAACCCACTGAGATCCGGATTACCGGAGGCGGGGCAAACTCCGCCGTCTGGCGCCAGATCATGGCTGATATCTTTGGTTGCCCAGTCGTATGCCTCGAAACGGGTGAAGGGGCTGCCCTCGGTGGTGCTGTACAAGCCATGTGGTGCTACGAGCTTGCCCAAGGCCGGAAGACCTCGATCCAGGCCCTGTGCAAAAAATTTGTGAAGGTGGACCGCAAGACTTTGGTTAAACCGATCGCGAAGAATGTCGCTACTTACCGCAAACTCCAGGCGATCCAAGACCGTTTCGCCCTGGATTGCAGCACACTCTTTAGTGAGCACCGTAAATTGCTCA